The genomic region GTGCACGCCGAAAGCGGCCAGAAGCAGAAAGTCGGCATCGACGACGCCTGTATTTTTCACTGCCACTTCGAAAACGGCTCGCTGGGTCTGTTTGAATCTACCCGCTACGCCCGGGGCCACAAGGCGCTGTACACCCTGGAAATCAACGGCGAACACGCATCCATTCGCTGGGATCTGCACGATCTGAACCGGCTGGAATACTTCGACCACCGCGACGAGTCGATTGTCCGCGGATGGCGGTCCATCCTCGTGACCGACGGCGACCAGCCTTACATGAACAAGTGGTGGGTGCCGGGCCTGATCATTGGCTACGAACACACGTTTATCCACCAGGTGGCCGACTTCCTGGCCAGTCTGGAGTCCGGCGAACCCTGCAACCCCACCTTCCGCGACGCCTACGAAACACAGAAAGTGCTCGAAGCCGTCCTGACCTCGGCCGCAACCCGGAGCTGGCAGGATACCGGCGTGGAAACGGGCGTCTCCCAGAATGCCGCGAACCTCAGCGTCGCCTGATGGGCAAATTCTTTTGAGAGTTATACCATAGGTATGAGTAATCCCGACACTGCTGGTCTCTTTGGTCAGCAGTGTTTGTTTATGGTTCCGGGTTAAGCGTTTGGGGGCGAGCGGCGACCGCTCACCGGCGCCGCTCCGGGCAGCTCCGACGGACTGGTGCCGCCACGGCCCTACCCGACTCTTTGTAATCAACTTTTTCCGTATGCAACCAGCCCTTCTCACCGTTCGTCGCCTTTCCAAGTCCTTCCCCGGCGTGCGGGCGCTTCAGGACGTTCAGCTGACGCTCCGGCGGGGCGAAGTGCATGGCCTCATGGGCGAAAACGGGGCCGGGAAATCGACCTTCATGCGCATCCTGATGGGCCTGGAAACGCCCGACTCCGGCGAAATCCTGCTTGAAGGCACCGAACTGCGGCCCGGCAACGTCCGCGAGAACCTGCGGCGCGGCATTTCCATGATTCATCAGGAAATGCTGGTCGTGCCGGAACTGACGGTGGCGCAGAATATCTTTCTGGGCAAAGAAAAAAAGGGGCAGCGCGGCTGGTTGAAGCTGTTTACCAACGACCGGGCTATCCAGCAGCAGGCCGCTGCCCTGCTTCAGCAGCTTGGCTCCCCGCTCGACCCGCGCACGCCGCTCAAAGACCTGAGTGTGGCCGAAAGGCAGCTGGTCGAAATCGCCAAAGCCCTGTCCAACGACGCCCGAATCCTCATCATGGACGAACCGACCTCCGCCCTGTCGGAGCGGGAGTCCGCCCGGCTGCTGGCTCTCATTCGGGAATTGAAAAGCCGGGGCGTCGCCATTATTTACATTTCGCACAAAATGGACGAAGTGCTGTCGCTCTGCGATACGGTGACCGTCCTGCGCGATGGCCGTTACGTAGCGACCAAACCCACCGCCGACCTCGACGAAGCGGGCCTCATTTCCCTGATGGTCGGGCGGGAAATAACGGACCTCTACCCCGCCGCTTCGGCCGAAACGGGCGAAGTCGTGCTGTCCGTTCGGAACCTCGGGCGGTCCGGTGCTTTTTCGGGCATCAGTTTCGAGGTGCGGCGGGGCGAGGTGCTGGGGCTGGGCGGGCTCATGGGCGCGGGCCGTACGGAAGTGGCCCGAAGTCTTTTCGGTCTGGAACCCTACGACCGCGGCGAGCTTTTCTGGAAAGGCGGCCCCGTCGCGATCCGCAAACCGCAGGACGCCATCCGGCTCGGTATCGGGTACGTCAGCGAAGACCGCAAAGGCGACGGTTTTGTACCCGGCCTGTCGATCAGCGAAAACCTGACGCTCGCCAGCCTCTCCCGCCACGCCCGGGGCCTGTTCATCCAGTCTGACCGCGAGGCCGCCAGCGCGACCCGGCTGATGCAAAGTCTGAACATCCGCGCCGCCGGACCGCACCAGGCTGTGGGCCAACTCAGCGGCGGCAACCAGCAGAAAGTCGTCATCGGCAAGACGCTGCTCACGCATCCCGACCTGCTCATTCTGGACGAGCCCACGCGCGGCATTGACATTGGCGCACGGGCCGAAATCTACCGGCTCATCCGGCAGCTGACCAGCGGCGGTATGGCCGTGCTGCTCATTTCTTCGGACATGCCCGAACTGCTCGGCCTCAGCGACCGGCTGCTGGTGCTGGCCAAAGGGCGACCCGCCGGTTTTCTGGAGAAAAAAGAAGCGACCGAAGAGACCGTTTTGAAATACGCCATGAATTTTTCCTGACCGCCCGAACGCCGGGACTTTCCGGCAAACCCGCGGTAACAAACCCTGACTATGGAAACGCAATCAATTCCTCCGAAAACCCAGCCAGCTCCGACCCTTCCCAGCCGCGTCCGGAGGCTGTCCCAATACGGTATTTTTCTGGCTTTTCTGATCATCTGCGTGGGGCTGGCGGTTGTTGCGCCGCGGTTCCTGACGGTCTCGAACTGGGTCATCATCATCACGCAGGTTTCCATCAACGCCCTGCTGGCGTTTGGCGTTACATTTGTCATTCTGACCGGCGGCATCGACCTTTCGCTCGGCTCGATGGTCGCCGTGGCCGGGGTGACGGCCGCCCTTTTTGCCCACCCGGACGATTATCCGCTCCTCGTCCCCCTGGCGGCCGGGTTGCTGACGGGCATCGGCTTTGGCGCTTTCAACGGCTTTCTGATTACCCGGAGCAAGGTGCCGCCGTTCATCGTCACGCTCGGCACCATGACCATCGGCCGCGGACTGGCGCTCATTCTGAGCAAAGGTCGCCCGGTTTCCAATTTGTCGGACAGCTTCAATTTTATCGGGGGCGGCGCGGTTTTGGGCATTCCCGTGCCGATTCTTATTTTGGCCGTTGCCTTTGCCGCCAGTTGGGTGTTGCTACGAAAAACGGTGCTGGGACGGTACATGTACGCCGTGGGCGGCAACGAAGCGGCGGCGCGAGCGTCGGGCATCGACGTGGGCCGGGTGAAGCTCTGGGTTTACACGCTCTGCGGCGGACTGGCCGGACTGGCGGGCATCGTCCTGACAGCCCGCATCACCACCGGGCAGCCGAACGCCGGGGTCGGCTTTGAACTCGACGCCATTGCGGCGGCCATCATCGGCGGCACAAGCACGGCGGGCGGCAGCGGCACCATCACCGGCACGCTCATCGGTGCCCTGCTCATCGGCGTCATCAGCAACGGCCTCGACCTGCTCAACGTCAGTTCGTACTACCAGCAGGTCGTGATGGGCGCCATTATCATTGCGGCCGTGGTGCTGGACGGGGGGAGGGAGTTAAAAGTTAAAAGTTAAGAATTGGCTTCCGGTGGTTGTCGTGGAGCGTTTTGACCTGATTAACAAACCTATTTTATCTAAAATGAAAGTAAAAAGCCTATCCCTTTTATCGCTGCTCCTCTGTTTACAACTCGCCACCGGTTGCTCTCAGGAAAAATCGTCCTCCACCGCGACCTCCGGAAAATCCCTCACTATTGGCGTTTCGATGCTCAGCATGCAGAACGAATTTATCGTGAATGTGGCGGACGAGATGCAGAAAAAAGCGGATGCCGCGGGCGTTGAGCTGATTGTGGTGGACGCCGAACGGTCGCCGCTGAAACAGGTGGAACAGGTCGAAAGCTTCATCGCTCAGAACGTGGACGCCATCATCCTGAACCCCTGCGAGGTCGAGGCGTCATCGCCCGCCGTGCAGAAGGCGCTGGCCGCCAAAATTCCCATCATCAACGTCAATTCGGCCACGAGTACCAAACCCACGGCCTTTGTCGGCTCCGACGACGTGGAATCGGGCCGAATGGCGATGAAATACCTGGCCGAAAAGCTCGGCGGCAAGGGCAATATCGTCATGATGCAGGGATACATGGGTCAGGCGGCGCAGCTTCAGCGCGAGCAGGCGGCCAAAGAAGTGCTCAGGCAATATCCCGGCCTCAAAATGCTCGCTACGCAGACTGCCGAATGGGACCGCTCGAAAGCCATGTCGCTGATGGAAAACTGGATTCAGTCGTACGGCAACCAGATCAGCGCCGTTTTTGCCCATAACGACGAAATGGGCATGGGCGCGGTGAAAGCCCTCACGGCGGCGGGCCTGAAAGATAAAGTCTTGGTGGTCAGCATCGACGCCATCCCCGACGCCCTGCAATCGGTCCAGAAAGGCGAACTCAACGCGACCCTCTTTCAGAACGCCGAACAGCAGGGTGCCCAGGCCATCGAAACGGCCATGAAAGCCGCGGGCGGCAAGCAGTTCCAGTCGGAAGTGATGATTCCGTTCAAGCTGGTGACGCAGGCTAACGTCAAAGAATTTTTGAAATAAGACCCCAACATCCACCATGCCCAACCTCAACCCCATCGGTTTCAACGTCCTGGCCTGGACGGCGGCCGTTTCCGAGAACCTGAACCCCATCGCCGACCGCCTGAAAACCATCGGTTACGACGGCGTGGAGTGCTTCATCGACGGCTCCGCCCTGACCAATTATACGGCCTTCGGCAACCACCTCAGCCAGCTCGGCCTGCAAAGCACCAGCGTGATGGTCGTCGGACCGGACACCAACCCGGCGAGCGAGTCGCCCCAGATCCGGCAGGCGGCGCTGGATTTTATCAAGTCCGCCATCGACCGGGCGCAGGCGATGAACGCCACCATCCTGTGCGGCCCCATGCACTCGGCGTTTGCGACCTTCACGAAGCGGGAGCCGCAGACCGACGAATACCGGCGCAGCGCCGAGGTGCTGAACGCCGCCGGCGAATACGCCCGGCAGGCCGGTCTGGTGCTGTGCCCGGAAGCCCTCAACCGCTTCGAATGCTACCTCTGCAACACGATGGAGCAGCTGCACCACCTGATCGAACTGACCGGCCACCCGAACGTGCGGGCCATGTTCGACACCCACCACGCCAACATGGAAGAGAAGAAATTTCCGGCCGCCATCCGGACCATCGCGCCGGTGCTGGCCCATGTCCACATCAGCGAGAACGACCGCGGAACGCCCGGCAGCGGCCACGTGCCCTGGGACGACACCTTCCGGACGCTGGCCGAAGTCGGCTTCAAAGGTTGGATGACCATCGAGGCGTTTAGCCGCAACGACGTGGATTTTGCCAACTCCATCGGCGTCTGGCGCGAGTACAACGACCCCTGGGACATGGCCGAGAACGGGTATCGGTTCATCCGGGAAATGCAGGAAAAGTACGCCAGTGAGGTACTGGTAGGCTAAACGGGTCCTTCGCAGAAAACAACTACTTCATTAATCGAAAAGGGGTTTGTATCTGTCCTGATACACACCCCTTTCTTATTTTTCAGCCCGACCGGCGGCTTATTCCTGACTCAGCTGCTTCACAAAACTGGCGTGGTCCCAGGTGATGGTCAGGTGCTGAATCCGGTCCGCTTCGTTGAACCGGAACACGAAAATATGGTCGGACTTGAATTTCATGCCCTTGCTGGCGATGTCCAGAAAGTCCTTTGCCTGAGTGCCTTCAATGGTCACGTTCGCCCGGATGGTTTCCTCTTCGGTCGCCAGGCTGTCAACCGAGTTGGTGATGTCCGGGAAACAGTCAATCAACATATCCCAGACCGCTTTTCCGAATTCCCAGAACGACCCTTTTCCGGCCTCTCCTAACGGCAGGAAGTGGACGGTGGCGTCGGGGGCTGCCAGACCAATCATGCGGGCCGTATCGAGGTCGTCGTAGGCAGTGAAGAACGCCAGGCAGGTGCCTTTCTGGCTTAGTTGTGAAAGCGATTCCTGTTGTGCAGTTTGCATGGCTATCAAGAGGTTATTTGGAGGATACGATTGTGGATGGATACTGGGGATGCTGTTTTATTTTCCGGATCTGGCGCAGATGCCGGTCCACGTGCCCCCACTGATAAATGTAGACCTGGTGCATATTGCGCGGGCTGTCCGTGGCCGTCAGCTCGTAATGGGCCCGCATGTCCGCCTCCGTTTTTTCGACAAAGGAAATCGTCTGGTCACGCAGCCTTGTAAAGAACGTCAGGGTGTTCTTGCCCTCCATAAACCCGGTGGGACGGGAAAAGTCAGGCGATTGATGCGGAGCAGGCTCCAGGATAAAGGTGAGGTAGTACGAATCCGGCTTCGTGCTTTTGAGTAATTCGGGCTGGGGTTTGTTGCGGCTACCGATGCTGATTTCCCGGGACCAGATAATCTCCCACAGCGCCAGATGTTCCACCACTTCCGCAATACTCCACCGGTCGGCAGACTCATGAAATGCCCACTGGGCGGGCGTCAGGTGCTCGGTTTCCCGGACGAGTTCGTCGCGCGTGCGCCGCAGGTTTTCAAGCGTATACTGACGGTCCGCCTCGGTCCATAAGCGGGCGGGTGTCTGCGCCAGCAAGGGGCTGCTCATCAGTAAGAAGACAATCAATTTTTTCATGGGAAAAAGAGGTTGGTTACCAGGACAAAAGTACCTGCCCTGCCGCCCCTGTGATTGTACATTTGCGACATTTTACCCTTGTAAATAGCGGGCCAGCTCGACGTTCTGACGCACGTAAGCGGTGGGTGGCTTGCCGGTGAACTGCGTGAATTCACGGATAAAATGAGACTGGTCGTAATAACCCGCCTGGTGGATGAGGTCCTGCCAGTCGGTCACCTGCCACTGGTGCCGGACCAGCAGGGCACACATATGGCCGACCCGACGAATGCGGGCGTAGTACTTGGGACTGACGCCGACCTTGTGCAGAAAAAGCCGCTCAAACTGTCGCCGACAGACGTAGAGTTCGTCCATGATGTCGCCAATGGTGATGATTCCCTGTTTTTCGACGATGAGATTAGCGGCGTAGTCGGTGCGGTCGAAGCAGTTTCCCCTTCGCATCAGCTGCCGAGTTAGAAAATTCTCCAGCCGTGTCACCCGGGCGTAGGTGGTTGTTTCCTGACAGATCTGCTCGTACAGATCGGCCATTTCCCTTCCCAGGACATCGGTAAGCGCGACCCGTTCCTCCGTAAACTCGTACATCGGCAGCCCAAACAGGCTACTCATCCCGGCTGGCTTAAAAACAATGCCAATCATGCCGATTCGGCCGGACAGTTCGAGGCTGTACTGGTGGGTGGCCTGGCCGGTCAGGAAGGCTGGAGGCACCAGGATCTGCTGTTTTTCCGTCCGTACCCGGTAGGCATCCCCGTAGGAAAAAACCATGGAGGCGTACCCGGAGGGCGGCGATTCCACGCAAAAGGGGTGCTCCGGCACCGGGTCTTTCTCCCAGACGAAGTAACACTCCACAAACGGGGCGAGGTGCGGTGACGGAGGCAGTTTCTGGTAAATCATAGCGAGCGCGGCCCTTTTGCCAACCCGACAAACTGCGTTGGGAAACAGCCAAAGCCTTTGATTTATAAGCCAATATACCGACTTACAAACCTTTCTCTTCTATGGCTGGTCCTTTTTTGAGTATCCGCAAAACGATGGGCTGGAAAGTAAGCGCACTACGGATCGTTTACGGGAAAGACCATCGGCCCCTCCTGTCCGAGTGGGTAGCCTCTCCCCTTTTCCGTTACGCTCTACCCATATCCACTTTCATCATAAATCACTATTTTGCCGCGTTATTTTACAGAATAAACACCTATGATACGCTCCATCCTGAAAGGGTGCCTGATTCTCACGCTGTTGGCCGGGCAGGTCGCGGCGCAGACGGCACCCGCCATCACCCGCATTCACCCGACCAACTGGTGGGTGGGCATGAAAAATCCATCCCTGCAACTCCTTGTTTACGGTCCGCAGGCGGGAACCCTGACCTACAGCCTGGCCAGCTACCCCGGCATCCGGCTCGTCAAGCAGCACAAGGCCGACAACCCGAATTACGCTTTTCTGGACCTGACCATCGCTCCGAACGCAAAGCCGGGAACGATTGAACTTGTCGGACGCGGCAACGGACAGACCGTCACCCGCCGGTACGAACTGAAGGCCCGCGAAAAGTCCGTTAAGGCGCAGGGTGTCAGCACGGCGGATTTCATCTACCTCATCATGCCCGACCGTTTTGCCAACGGCGACCCGTCCAACGACGCCTTTACGGACATGAAAGATACCAAAGCCGACCGCAGCATTCCGCACCTGCGCCACGGCGGCGACATCCAGGGCGTCATTAACAAACTGGATTACCTGAAAGACCTCGGCGTAACGGCCGTCTGGCTGACGCCGGTCATCGAAAACGACGAGACTCTCAAACAGGAAGCGCCCGACCGGATGCAGGCAGGGTATCACGGCTACCACTTCACGGATCATTACAAAATCGACAAACGGTTCGGCGGCGAGGCGGCGTACAAAAAATTGGCGCAGGAACTGCACAAACGCGGCATGAAGCTGGTGCAGGACGCCGTATATAACCACATTTCGGACGACCACTGGTTCTACAGAGACCAGCCCTTCCGGGACTGGATCAACACCTGGCCCGCCTATACCGGCAGCAACCACAAGGACGTGGTGCTCTACGACCCCTACGCCCCCGCTTCCGACAAAAAAACGCTGCTCGACGGCTGGTTTACGCCCTTCCTGCCCGACCTGAACCAGCGCAACCCGTTCATGGCCAACTACCTCATTCAGCACGCCATCTGGTCGACCGAAACGTTTGATCTGGACGCCTGGCGGGTGGATACCTACAAATACAACGACCTCGACTTCCTCAACCGCAGCAATGCCGCGCTGCTGGCCGAATACCCTAAAATCCATATTTTCGGCGAATCGTGGGTCGGCAATCCGGTGGCGCAGTCGTTTTTTGTGAAAAACAAAATGAATATGAAGTTCAAATCCAATCAGCCGGGCGGTCTGGACTTTGTCCTTTATGACGCCATCAACGCCGCCCTGCGCGAAGGCTTCGGCTGGGATACGGGCGTCAATCGGGTGCACCAGGCCGTGGCCGCCGACGCCCTCTACGCCGACCCGCTGAAGCTGGTGACCTTCCTCGAAAACCACGATACGGAACGGTTCGTCTCGGTGATCGGGGAAGATTTCGACAAGTACAAAATGGGTGTGACCTGGCTGCTGACCCAGCGGGGTATTCCGCACTGGTATTACGGCACCGAAGTGCTGATGAAAGGCACCAAAAACCCGTCCGACGCCGAAGTACGGCGCGACTTCCCGGGCGGTTTTGCCGGGGACAAAGCGGATAAGTTCACGGCGGGCGGTCGTCAGGGCAGGGAGACCGAGGCGTTTGGCTATGTCCGGACGCTGGCCAACTATCGTCGGGCAACTCCCGCCCTGCAGAGCGGCAAACTGACCCAGTACCTGCCGCAGGACGGGGTGTACGTGTATTTCCGGTACGACGGCAGCAAAACGGTCATGGTCGCCACCAACCAGCAGGACAGCGAAAAAACGCTCGAAACGGCCCGCTTTGCCGAACGGATGAACGGTTTCACCAAAGCCCGGAACGTGATTAGCGGCCAGACCATCAGCGATCTGAAAACGCTCCGGATTCCGGCCAAAACGGCCCTGGTGCTGGAACTGAGCCGGTAACCAACCCGGCCCGACGACCAGAAAAAGCCGGGCGTTCGCAGGATAAGTCTTCGTGACCCGAAGCGGCTGATTCCCGGTATTCATAGCATTTTTTTAGGAAAAAGCCCGTCCAGCCAATTGGCCGCCGGGCTTTTTCGTTAAAAACGTAAGGGAATATTTATTTTTGCTATTATTTTCCTGAATACAACTGATGAATAAAGCAAAAGCCTTTCTTTTTGACCTCGATGGCGTGATCGTCGATACGGCCGTTTTTCATTACCAGGCGTGGCGGCGGATGGCGAACTCGCTGGGGTTTGATATTTCCGAGCATTTCAACGAAAGTCTGAAAGGCGTCAGCCGCATGGATTCGCTGAACCTCATTCTGGCGCAGGGCGGGGTTACGCTGTCCGAAGAGCAGAAACTGGCGCTGGCGACTCAAAAAAATGAATGGTACCTTGAACTGGTCAGCCAGATGACCCCCGGCGATATTTTGCCCGGCGTAACGGATTTTTTTGTGCAGGTCAAAGCCGCCGGTCTGAAAACCGCCCTCGGGTCGGTCAGCAAAAACGCTAAACTGATTCTGGAGCGCATCGGCATGCTGGACGATTTCGACGCCATTATCGACGGCACGAAGATCGAACGCGGCAAACCCGACCCGGAGGTGTTTCTGAAAGGTGCCGAAGAACTGGGCCTGCAACCCGCCGACTGCGTGGTTTTTGAAGATGCCGTGGCCGGTATTGAAGCCGCCCGCCGCGCCGGGATGCGCACCGTGGGCATCGGCACACCGGAAATTCTAACCGAAGCGGATTTGGTTGTACCGGATTTGCGTGGCCTGGCCGTAAACGAAGCGATTGAATTACCGTTTAAGGTTTAAAGGTTCAACGTTTAAGGTGGCACTTTCTGAATATGCTTTCCCGCTGACCGTTAAACTTTAAACGTTAAACTTTTACACCTTCATAACCACATGCAGAAACTCGAACTTGCCCGGCAGCTTCAGCAACGGCTTCAGGCCGTTCTGGACACGGTGGAACGCGAATTTCAGCCGCTGGCTCCGGAACAGCTGGCCTGGAAACCGGCGCCTGGCCGCTGGAGCATCATCGAGTGCCTGCAGCACCTGAACCTGGCCGAGCGGTTTTACATCCGCAACATCCAGCACAAATCCGACCAGCTGGGTCTGGTTCAGCACAACCCGACCGACCAGACGGTCAGCCAGGGTCTGGTCGGGAAAGCCCTTATGTACGCCGTTGATCCTCAGGCTAAAATAAAGCTTCCGGCCCCTTCCGTGGTGCAACCCCGCCGCGACCTCGACGTGCCTTCGGTTCTGGCACAATTTGTGGAGTTGCAAAAGCTGCTGCTCCAGCTGCTCGACCGGGCCGTTTATTACGACTGGAACACGACCCAGTTGCCGACCCTGTTTGGCAACTGGCTGAAAATCCGGATGGGCGATGCCTTCCAGATGCTGGTCGCTCATACCGAACGGCATCTGGCGCAGGCGATGCGGGTCAGGAACGAAGCCCACTTCCCGGCGCTTCCCTAAATTTGTACGATTACAACTAACCTGTGATGAAGAATTACCTACAGCATGACCCGTGGTGCATCGTTGAAGATGGCTTCCACCGCGAGTACAATGAAATTACCGAAAGCTGCATGAGCCTTGGCAACGGGCGCATGGGCCAGCGGGGCAACTTCGAAGAAAAATTCACCGGCAAAACCCTGCAGGGCAACTACGTGGCGGGCGTGTATTACCCCGACAAAACCCGCGTCGGCTGGTGGAAAAACGGTTACCCCGACTACTTTGCCAAAGTACTGAACGCCGCCAACTGGATCGGCATCGACGTGGATGTCGAGTTCGAAACGCTGGACCTGGCCACCTGCGAGGTGCGCGATTTCCGCCGCGTGCTGAACATGAAAGAGGGCATTCTCGAACGGTCGTTCGTCGCCCGCCTGAAAAGCGGCAAGGAACTCCAGGTCAAAGCGACGCGCTTCTGCTCCATCGTCGACGACGAAGCCGGGGCCATCCGCTACAGCATCACGCCGCTGAACTTCGACGGTAAACTCACCCTCACGCCGTACATCGACGGGGACGTGCGCAACCGCGACGCCAATTACGACGAAAAGTTCTGGGATGAAGTCCGCAAGGAAACGGGCTACGCCGAGGCTTATCTGGAAATGAAAACCCGCAAAACGGGCTTCCACGTCTGCACCGGCATGTGCGTGGAGGTGGAGCAGAACGGTGTTCTGATCGATTTCCATTCGCAGCCCATCCGCCGCGAAAAATACGCCGCCACGCGCATCATTCTGGACGTGCAGCCAGGTCAGGAAACCGTCTTGTATAAATACGCCGTGAACCTGTCGTCGATGAACTACGCCGCCGAGGAGCTGATGACGCAGGCGCACCAGTACATCAAACGCATTTCGTCCAAAGGCTTCGCCGAAATGCGGACCGAACAGGCGCAGGCCTGGGACGCCAAGTGGCAGATGAACGACATCGCCATTGACGGCGATACGGCCGCCGCGCAGGGCATCCGGTTCAACATTTTCCAGCTGAACCAGACCTACACGGGCGAAGATGAGCGGCTGAACATCGGCCCCAAAGGCTTCACCGGCGAAAAATACGGCGGCTCTACCTACTGGGATACTGAGGCGTACTGCCTCCCCTTCTATCTCTCGACGGCCGATCAGAAAGTGGCGCGGAACCTGCTGCTGTACCGGTACAAACAGCTCGGCAAAGCCATCGAAAACGCCGAAAAACTGGGTTTCACCAACGGCGCGGCGCTGTACCCGATGGTCACCATGAACGGCGAGGAATGCCATAACGAATGGGAAATCACCTTCGAGGAAATCCACCGGAACGGGGCTATCGCCTACGCCATCTACGACTACATCCGCTACACGACGGACGCCGGTTACCTGGCAGATTACGGTCTGGAAGTTCTGATCGCCATCAGCCGTTTCTGGATGCAGCGCGTCAACTGGTCGGGTGCCAAAAAGCAGTACGTGATGCTCGGCGTAACCGGCCCCAACGAGTACGAAAACAACGTCAACAACAACTGGTATACCAACTACCTCGCCGCCTGGACGCTCCGCTACACGCTGGAGTCCATCGACACGGTAAAGGGAATGGATGCCGAAAAATACGCGGCACTGGTTGCCCGCATCGGATTCGACGAAGCCATCGAAACGGCCAAAGCCCGGCACATCATCGACAACATGCATTATCCGTACGATGAAGAGCGGCAGGTGTTCCTCCAGCAGGAAGGCTTCCTCGACAAGGAAATCATGACCGTCGACCAGCTTCCGGCCAGCGACCGTCCGCTGAACCAGAAATGGTCCTGGGACCGGATTCTGCGGTCCTGCTTTATCAAACAGGCCGACGTGCTCCAGGGACTTTACTTCTTTGAGGACGAGTTCG from Tellurirhabdus rosea harbors:
- the pgmB gene encoding beta-phosphoglucomutase → MNKAKAFLFDLDGVIVDTAVFHYQAWRRMANSLGFDISEHFNESLKGVSRMDSLNLILAQGGVTLSEEQKLALATQKNEWYLELVSQMTPGDILPGVTDFFVQVKAAGLKTALGSVSKNAKLILERIGMLDDFDAIIDGTKIERGKPDPEVFLKGAEELGLQPADCVVFEDAVAGIEAARRAGMRTVGIGTPEILTEADLVVPDLRGLAVNEAIELPFKV
- a CDS encoding DinB family protein, which translates into the protein MQKLELARQLQQRLQAVLDTVEREFQPLAPEQLAWKPAPGRWSIIECLQHLNLAERFYIRNIQHKSDQLGLVQHNPTDQTVSQGLVGKALMYAVDPQAKIKLPAPSVVQPRRDLDVPSVLAQFVELQKLLLQLLDRAVYYDWNTTQLPTLFGNWLKIRMGDAFQMLVAHTERHLAQAMRVRNEAHFPALP
- a CDS encoding glycoside hydrolase family 65 protein, whose translation is MKNYLQHDPWCIVEDGFHREYNEITESCMSLGNGRMGQRGNFEEKFTGKTLQGNYVAGVYYPDKTRVGWWKNGYPDYFAKVLNAANWIGIDVDVEFETLDLATCEVRDFRRVLNMKEGILERSFVARLKSGKELQVKATRFCSIVDDEAGAIRYSITPLNFDGKLTLTPYIDGDVRNRDANYDEKFWDEVRKETGYAEAYLEMKTRKTGFHVCTGMCVEVEQNGVLIDFHSQPIRREKYAATRIILDVQPGQETVLYKYAVNLSSMNYAAEELMTQAHQYIKRISSKGFAEMRTEQAQAWDAKWQMNDIAIDGDTAAAQGIRFNIFQLNQTYTGEDERLNIGPKGFTGEKYGGSTYWDTEAYCLPFYLSTADQKVARNLLLYRYKQLGKAIENAEKLGFTNGAALYPMVTMNGEECHNEWEITFEEIHRNGAIAYAIYDYIRYTTDAGYLADYGLEVLIAISRFWMQRVNWSGAKKQYVMLGVTGPNEYENNVNNNWYTNYLAAWTLRYTLESIDTVKGMDAEKYAALVARIGFDEAIETAKARHIIDNMHYPYDEERQVFLQQEGFLDKEIMTVDQLPASDRPLNQKWSWDRILRSCFIKQADVLQGLYFFEDEFDTETLRRNFDFYEPLTVHESSLSPCVHSVQASKLGMKDKAYEMYLRTARLDLDDYNNDTEDGLHITSMAGTWLAVVKGFGGLRVEADRLVLNPYCPDHWTSLSFKIRFRDVLLQVTVTQNDVTVKNFSNQPLTISLLGEAVTVEAESEALVERGAEV